Proteins encoded within one genomic window of Prinia subflava isolate CZ2003 ecotype Zambia unplaced genomic scaffold, Cam_Psub_1.2 scaffold_53_NEW, whole genome shotgun sequence:
- the NCKAP5L gene encoding LOW QUALITY PROTEIN: nck-associated protein 5-like (The sequence of the model RefSeq protein was modified relative to this genomic sequence to represent the inferred CDS: deleted 1 base in 1 codon), producing MTSPPPPVPPRSRSQPRPCRPGPAVAPGDTAQGRGWGHQKPAGMSESVAEAPGAGSPAVLGETGTSHELLQRLRELEAENSALAQANESQRETYERCLDEVANHVVQALLNQKDLREECIKLKKRVYELERQNQVLSDLFQQKLQLSTGSLPKLPLPAVPVPLEVPVTPQPGSAEPPLLPSLCLSLPEVLPPVPSASPGLSPGAPPLDALSPFFKKKAQILEVLRKLEETDPLLGPPPASPGSPEPCAALAWPPCPLRGPGAAGGWRGPEGSPCSSPEEGGPPRGALLSALAERLLRGEGGGCCRRNGEAPGGPPRQRRGEHPAFLGLYTPGEESPEGGFTPLSPGGVPNALPSPTKVLKLPPPPPGGLRLSPQLAHPSKIPCRGAHPEASPALSRRPSPDAAPEPGSAEPPAFPRTFEAVEQPPGPPGPAAGGERAAASPPSSRRGTGGSAPCRRPGKKPPEPGYLPFKERLAALGKLRGAEGREQPGPGRPERGHGAELRPPPRGGLGGSLKHPEPAHGAEPLARCYSSGSMGDPGKAGAKGRPGAGRTPSRTPPTPPAKASRSPHGSPTKLPTKAGKAGAPRGEEPAGAKAGGGKTPAEPEPAGPAPSPAGHSAIEEKVMKGIEENVLRLQGQERAPGAEAKGKAAGLASWFGLRRSKLPALSRRGDGGRGREWAGTPAPLRREVKLAARKLEAESLNISKLMEKAEDLRKALREEHAFLQGLALEKGRPRGPPRGPGPLPVMYQEVTAETFMQQLLDRVDGKDVPYETRLEHKRELCDLRRVPPDAKEPRLCRPPRNGIVGHLREPSDKVPDVGLRDELPSDESLSESGTSQHFAACGSLTRTLDSGIGTFPPPDYGGVPAKSTPKPRGRPEPLPGAAPAAVTKVPRKARTLEREVPSAEELLVPGKHRGAPGCRLPAPPSSHGHRAAPQDTGDDSRKPRRVQQSKNWTFPNAKACGAADPFVCPPEGLEGLHQAVQAPVCSPAGHRGASPEAPPPLPPALSASSSRTPSASDVGDEGSTEARSRDGGHGPAGLEHSESLSDSLYDSLSSCGSQG from the exons GTGACACCGCACAGGGACGGGGCTGGGGACATCAGAAGCCAG cagggatgtcGGAGAGCGTGGCCGAGGCGCCTGGAGCCGGGAGCCCAGCGGTGCTGGGTGAGACGGGCACCAGCCATGAGCTGCTGCAGCGCCTGCGGGAGCTGGAG GCAGAAAACTCAGCCCTGGCCCAGGCCAATGAGAGCCAGCGGGAGACCTATGAACGCTGCCTGGACGAG gtTGCCAACCACGTGGTGCAGGCGCTGCTCAACCAGAAG gacctgcgTGAGGAGTGCATCAAGCTGAAGAAACGTGTCTACGAGCTGGAGCGGCAGAACCAGGTGCTGAGCGACCTGttccagcagaagctgcagctctccacTGGGTCCCTCCCCAAG ctgccactgcccgcgGTGCCAGTGCCCCTAGAAGTCCCAGTCACcccccagccaggctctgctgagcccccgctgctccccagcctctgtctgtccctgcccgAG GTGCTGCCGCCAGTGCCATCGGCCAGCCCCGGGCTCAGCCCTGGCGCCCCACCCCTGGATGCCCTGTCCCCCTTCTTCAAAAAGAAAGCCCAAATCCTGGAGGTGCTGCGCAAGCTGGAGGAGACAGACCCGCTCTTGGGGCCCCCTCCGGCCTCCCCCGGCTCCCCCGAGCCCTGCGCAGCCCTGGCTTGGCCCCCGTGCCCGCTgcgggggccgggggctgcggggggctGGCGGGGCCCCgagggcagcccctgctcctcgCCAGAGGAAGGGGGGCCGCCCCGGGGGGCTCTGCTCAGCGCCCTGGCCGAGCGGCTGCTGCGAGGTGAGGGCGGGGGCTGCTGCCGGCGCAACGGCGAAGCCCCGGGGGGACCCCCGCGGCAGCGGCGGGGGGAGCACCCCGCCTTCCTGGGACTCTACACGCCGGGCGAGGAGAGCCCGGAGGGGGGCTTCACCCCGCTCTCACCCGGGGGGGTCCCCAACGCCCTGCCCTCCCCCACCAAGGTGCTCAAACTGCCGCCACCCCCTCCCGGGGGGCTGCGCCTCAGCCCCCAGCTCGCCCACCCCTCCAAGATCCCCTGCCGCGGCGCCCACCCCGAGGCCTCACCGGCGCTCAGCCGCCGCCCGTCCCCTGATGCCGCCCCCGAGCCCGGCTCCGCCGAGCCCCCCGCCTTCCCCCGCACCTTCGAGGCGGTCGAGCAGCCCCCTGGGCCACCGGGACCCGCGGCCGGTGGGGAGCGGGCGGCCGCCTCCCCCCCCAGCTCTCGCCGTGGCACGGGGGGCTCGGCCCCCTGCCGCCGCCCTGGCAAGAAGCCCCCCGAGCCGGGCTACCTGCCCTTCAAGGAGCGCCTGGCCGCCCTGGGCAAGCTGCGGGGGGCTGAGGGCCGGGaacagcccggcccggggcggcccgAGCGGGGCCACGGGGCCGAGCTacgccccccgccccgggggggtttggggggcagCCTGAAGCACCCCGAGCCAGCGCACGGCGCGGAGCCCCTGGCCCGCTGCTACTCCTCCGGCTCCATGGGCGACCCCGGCAAGGCAGGGGCCAAGGGGCGCCCCGGCGCCGGCCGGACCCCCTCACGGACCCCCCCCACGCCCCCCGCCAAGGCCTCCCGCAGCCCTCACGGCAGCCCCACCAAGCTGCCCACCAAGGCGGGCAAAGCCGGGGCACCGCGGGGCGAGGAGCCCGCGGGCGCCAAGGCCGGCGGGGGCAAAACCCCGGCAGAGCCCGAGCCCGCGGGGCCGGCACCGAGCCCGGCGGGGCACTCGGCCATCGAGGAGAAGGTGATGAAGGGCATCGAGGAGAACGTGCTgcggctgcaggggcaggagcggGCGCCGGGCGCTGAGGCCAAGGGCAAGGCGGCCGGGCTGGCGAGCTGGTTCGGGCTGAGGCGCAGCAAATTGCCGGCGCTGAGCCGGCGC GGGGACGGCGGGCGCGGGCGAGAGTGGGCCGGGACCCCCGCTCCCCTCCGCCGAGAGGTGAAATTGGCTGCCCGCAAGCTGGAAGCTGAGAGCCTCAACATCTCGAAGCTGATGGAGAAGGCGGAGGATCTGCGGAAGGCGCTGCGGGAGGAGCACGCGTTCCTGCAGGGACTGGCGCTGGAGAAGGGGCGGCCCCGAGGGCCCCCGAGAGGCCCCGGCCCCCTCCCCGTCATGTACCAGGAGGTGACGGCCGAGACCTtcatgcagcagctgctggacag GGTGGACGGGAAGGACGTCCCCTACGAGACCCGCCTGGAGCACAAGCGGGAGCTTTGTGACCTCCGGAGGGTCCCCCCCGACGCCAAAGAACCCCGGCTCTGCCGCCCGCCCCGCAACGGCATCGTGGGGCACCTGCGGGAGCCCTCGGACAAG GTGCCCGACGTGGGGCTCCGGGACGAGCTGCCGTCCGACGAGAGCTTGTCCGAGTCGGGGACGTCGCAGCATTTCGCTG CCTGCGGGTCTCTGACGCGGACGCTGGACAGCGGCATCGGCACCTTCCCACCCCCCGACTACGGCGGGGTCCCCGCCAAGAGCACCCCCAAACCGCGGGGCCGCCCCGAGCCGCTgcccggggccgcgccggcCGCTGTCACCAAAGTGCCGCGCAAGGCCCGGACGCTGGAGCGGGAGGTGCCCAGCGccgaggagctgctggtgcccGGGAAACACCGGGGAGCTCCGGGCTGCCGCCTCCCGGCGCCCCCCAGCTCGCACGGCCACCGCGCTGCACCCCAAG ACACCGGGGATGACTCCAGGAAGCCGCGGCGCGTCCAGCAGAGCAAGAACTGGACCTTCCCCAACGCCAAAGCCTGCGGTGCTGCTGACCCCTTCGTGTGCCCCCccgaggggctggaggggctgcatCAGGCTGTGCAG GCCCCCGTGTGCAGCCCGGCGGGGCACCGGGGGGCATCCCCGGAGGCGCCCCCGCCCCTGCCCCCCGCGCTGAGCGCTAGCAGCAGCCGCACCCCCAGCGCCTCGGACGTGGGGGACGAGGGCAGCACGGAGGCGCGCTCCCGGGacggcgggcacggccccgccgggctGGAACACTCCGAGTCCCTCAGCGATTCTCTCTACGACAGCCTCTCCTCCTGcggcagccagggctga
- the TMBIM6 gene encoding bax inhibitor 1, whose amino-acid sequence MNVFDRSINFDALFKFSHISASTQEHLKRVYGSFAICMFVAAAGAYINVVTHLLQFGLLTGLGSLGLMLWLTATPHSRETEHKRLGMLVGFAFLTGINLGPLLQMCIAINPSIIPTAFLGTATIFACFSLSALYARRRSYLYLGGFLLSGCSLMFLSSLINAFVRSTWLFTANLYVALMIMCAFVLFDTQLIIEKAESGDKDYIWHCVDLFLDFVNIFRELLMILGMSENKKKEKK is encoded by the exons ATGAACGTCTTCGACCGCAGCATCAACTTCGACGCCCTCTTCAAGTTCTCCCACAT CTCGGCCTCCACCCAGGAGCACCTGAAGAGGGTCTATGGCAGCTTTGCCATCTGCATGTTCGTGGCAGCTGCGGGCGCCTACATCAATGTGGTGacccacctgctccag TTTGGGCTCCTGACTGGCCTGGGCTCACTGGGGCTGATGCTTTGGCTCACGGCCACCCCACACAGCCGTGAGACCGAGCACAAGCGGCTGGGGATGCTGGTTGGCTTCGCCTTCCTCACAG GCATCAATCTGGGACCTCTCCTGCAAATGTGCATTGCCATCAACCCCAG CATCATCCCCACCGCCTTCCTGGGCACTGCCACCATCTTCGCCTGCTTCTCCCTGAGCGCCCTGTACGCCCGGCGCCGCAGCTACCTCTACCTGGGAG GTTTCCTTCTCTCCGGCTGCTCCCTGATGTTTCTCTCCTCCCTGATCAACGCCTTCGTGAGATCCACCTGGCTCTTCACG GCCAACCTGTACGTGGCGCTGATGATCATGTGCGCCTTCGTGCTCTTCGACACGCAGCTCATCATCGAGAAGGCGGAGAGCGGGGACAAGGATTACATCtg GCACTGCGTTGATCTCTTCCTGGACTTTGTCAACATTTTCCGGGAGCTCCTGATGATCCTGGGCATGTCCGAG AacaagaagaaggagaagaagtgA